The DNA window GTGCTGCAGCTCGCCGTCCCGGTAGAGCCCGAGCAGGAGGCTGCCGAGGAGCGGCCTCTCGGGCGTGCTGGTCTTGTGCTCGCGATAGCCCGCCACCACGACGTCCGCGGTGCGCTCGTGCTTGATCTTGAGCATCGTGCGGGCGTTCTGCTGGTACGGCGCGGACAGCGGCTTGGCCACGACGCCGTCGAGCCCGGCGCCCTCGAACTGGTGGAACCAGTCCTCGGCCTCCGCCGGGTCGGTCGTCGTGCGGCTGAGGAAGCACGGCCCGGTGAGCCCGCCGAGCGCCTGCTCGAGCGCCGCGCGACGCTCGGAGAGCGGGCGGTCGGCGTACGACTCGTCGCCCAGCGCGAGCAGGTCGAAGGCGACGTACGACGCGGGCGTCTTCTCGGCCAGCATGTCGATGCGGGACTGTGCCGGGTGGATGCGCTCCTGGAGCACCTCGAACTCGAGCCGCTCGCCGACGGACACGAAGATCTCGCCGTCGAGCACGCAGCGGTCCGGCAGCTGCTCGCGCATCGCGGCGACGACCTCGGGGAAGTAGCGGGTCAGCGGCTTGGTGTTGCGGCTGGCCAGCTCGACCTCGTCGCCGTCCTTGAAGACGATGCACCGGAAGCCGTCCCACTTGGGCTCGAAGCTCAGGCCGTCGTACTTCGCCGGGTCGGGGATCCCCTTGACCGACTTCGCGAGCATCGGCTGGACGGGCGGCATGACGGGCAGGTCCACCTTGGCCACGCTAGCCCTTAGGGTGATCCAGTCCGTGGACATTCCCCGGTTGGTCTGCCGGTAGGGCCCGCCTGACTTTGAATCAGGACTAGCGACGCAGGTTCGACTCCTGCCCGGGGAGCATGAGTAGTGAGCTGACGGTCATCGTCCTGGCTGCGGGTGGCGGCACCCGCATGAAGTCGAAGACCATGAAGGTGCTGCACCCGATCGGGGGTCGCAGCATGATCGGCCACGTCCTGGCGGCCGCCGCAGCGCTCGAGCCGGACCGGATCGTGGCCGTGGTCGGCCACCAGCGCGAGCAGGTCTCCGCCCACATCCTCGGGCTGGTGCCGGACGCGGTGCTGGCGGTCCAGGAGTCCCAGGACGGCACCGGCCACGCGGTGCGGGTCGCGATGGACGCGGTCGGGACGACGACCGGCACGGTGATCGTCGCGACCGGGGACACCCCGCTGCTGCAGGGCGACAGCCTGCGGGCGTTCGCCGCCGAGCACGAGGCCGCGCAGCGCAGCGTGAGCATCCTCAGCGGCCTCGTCGACGACCCCTTCGGCCTCGGCCGGGTGCTGCGCAACGAGGAGGGCGACGTCGAGGCGATCGTCGAGGAGAAGGACGCGACGACCGACCAGCGCGAGATCCGCGAGATCAACTCGGGCATCCTGGCGTTCGACGCGGAGTTCCTGGTCGGGGCGCTGCCGCGGCTGAGCAACGACAACGCCAACGGCGAGTTCTACCTGACCGACACCATCTCGATCGCCCGCGAGGACGGCCTGACCGTCGGTGCCTACCCGATCGACGACGTGCTGCAGACCGAAGGCGTCAACGACCGGGTCCAGCTGGCGCGGCTCGGGGCCGAGCTCAACCGGCGCATCGTCACCCGCTGGATGCGGGACGGCGTCACGGTGATGGATCCCGCGACCACCTGGATCGACGCCGACGTGGTGCTCGCCGCCGACGTCACGATCCTCCCCGGCACGCAGCTGCTCGGTGCCACCGTCGTCGGCGAGGACGCCGTCGTCGGTCCGGACTGCACGCTCAAGGACTGCGAGATCGGGCCGCGCGCCCGCGTCGTACGCACCCAGGGCGAGCTGGCGGTGATCGGCGAGGACGCCACCGTCGGGCCCTTCTCCTACCTGCGCCCCGGCACGGTCCTCGGCGCCCGCGGCAAGATCGGCGGGTTCGTCGAGACCAAGAACGCCGTGATCGGCGACGGCGCCAAGGTCCCGCACCTGTCGTACGTCGGCGACGCGGAGATCGGCGAGGGCACCAACATCGGCGCCGGCACGATCTTCGCCAACTACGACGGCGTGCGGAAGCACCGCACCAAGGTCGGCAAGCACGCCCGGACCGCCTCCAACAACACCTTCGTCGCCCCGATCGAGATCGGGGACGGGGCCGCGACCGGAGCCGGGACCGTCGTACGCGGGGACGTGCCGCCTGGCGCCCTCGCGGTCTCGGCCGGGCCGCAGCGCAACATCGAGGGATGGGCCCTCGCGAAGCGCGCGGGCACGGCTCAGGCCGAGGCCGCCGAGGCGGCGCTGTCCGACGGGTCGGGCGGCCGACCGGACGACGAGCAGCGCGTGGCAGAATCAGACTGAACCCTCTCCGGCGACCGAGGAGCAACAAACCGTGACCGGAATGAAGAAGACCACCGAGAAGAACCTGATGGTCTTCAGCGGACGGGCCCACCCCGTGCTCGCGGAGGAGGTGGCCCGGCTGCTCGGCACCGACCTGGTGCCGACCTCGGCGTACGAGTTCGCGAACTCGGAGATCTACGTCCGCTACGAGGAGTCCGTCCGCGGGTGCGACGCCTTCGTGATCCAGAGCCACACGGCCCCGATCAACGAGTGGATCATGGAGCACCTGATCATGGTCGACGCCCTGAAGCGGGCGAGCGCCAAGCGGATCACGGTCGTCATGCCGTTCTACGGCTACGCCCGCCAGGACAAGAAGCACCGCGGCCGCGAGCCGATCTCGGCCCGGCTGATGGCCGACCTCTTCAAGACCGCCGGCGCCGACCGGCTGATCGCGGTCGACCTGCACGCCGACCAGGTCCAGGGCTTCTTCGACGGCCCCGTCGACCACCTGATGGCGCTGCCGATCCTGGCCGACCACATCAAGACCAAGTACGGCACCCAGCCGCTCGCGATCGTCTCCCCGGACGCCGGACGGATCAAGGTCGCCGAGCGCTGGTCGGCCCGCCTCGGCGGCGCCCCGCTGGCGTTCATCCACAAGTCGCGCCGCACCGACCGGCCCAACGAGACCGTGGCCAACCGCGTCGTCGGTGACGTCACCGGCCGGATGTGCGTGCTCGTCGACGACATGATCGACACCGGCGGCACCATCGCCAACGCGGCGGACGCGCTGATGGCCGACGGCGCCGCGGGCGTCGTCATCGCGGCGACCCACGCGATCCTGTCCGGCCCCGCCGTCGACCGGCTGAAGAACTGCCCGGCCGTCGAGGTCGTCGTCACCAACACGCTGCCGCTGAACTCCGAGCAGGAGTTCGACAAGCTCACCTGCCTGTCGATCGCGCCGCTGGTCTCCCGGGCGATCCGCGAGGTCTTCGAGGACGGCTCCGTGACCTCGATGTTCGACGGGCACACCTGAGTCAGCAGGGGTCAGGGACCGCCGACGGTCTCGTGGGGGGCCCAGTCGGCCCGCCAGGCGAGCGCCACGGCGGAGAGCTGTGACTTGGCGCCGAGCTTGCTGAGCACCTGCTTGATCTGGGTCCGGACGGTCGCGATCGACACGACGTGGTCGCGCGCGATGACGTCGGCGGACCTGCCCTGCATCAACGCCCAGAGGATCTTCGCCTCGGCGGGCGTCAGGGCGGCGAGGGCGCCGCGTGGGTCATGTCCCCGCTCGGCAGGCCTCGGGGTGTCGCACGGACGTGGAGGGCCGCCGGAGGGCTGCCGATCGCGCCGCTCCGCCTCCCGCCAGACCGCTCGTACGACGTCGGCGACACCGCCGGTGTTCCAGAACGTCGTCGCGCCGGCGCCGAGGTAGCGGCGGGCGTCCTCGAGATGGAGGTGATCACCGCACACCAGCACGCTCACCCCGTGCCGGCTGACCTGCTCGACGAGGGCGATGGTGTCGATCATGCCCCCGGGCGACAGGCTGAGGATGACGACGTCGGCGCGCGACCTGAGGATGGCGTCGCGTGCCGCGGCGGTCGTCGTGCACGACTGGAGCGGCACCGGGGTGGCCTCGAAGATGCCCGCGAGGGACAGCCCGATCGCCTCGGCGACCAGAGCATGCCGGTCGACGACCGCGACCCGGGGGCGACGAGCAGCACACCTCGGCGGAGCCTGGGCGGCGTGCGGCGCGTGGGCGCGTGGCCCGCGCGCGCTCTTCGGGCGAGGTGCAAGTGCCTGCTCTGGCATATCGTCCCCCTGACTACCAGTCTGATCTGAAGTCGAGCACCGATGAGGAGCGGGCGCACGTCCCTAGAGCAAGTTGACTCGAAAGGGCTACTCCCGATAGTCCGACCGGGCCACGAAACAGGGCCGAGACCCGTCAGTACGCGCCCCGATGGCCGACGACGGCCCGCACGGTCCGCAGGAGGATCTCGACGTCCATCGCGAGCGACCAGTTGTCGACGTAGTGGAGATCCAGGCGGACCGACTCCTCCCAGGAGAGGTCGGAGCGGCCGGACACCTGCCAGAGACCGGTGAGCCCGGGCTTGACGGCCAGGCGGTGGTGCGGTTCGACGCCGTACCGCTCGACCTCCTGCGGCAGGGCGGGCCGCGGCCCGACCAGGGACATGTGGCCGAGGAGCACGTTCAGCAGCTGGGGGAGCTCGTCCAGGGAGTAGCGCCGCAGCAGCCCACCGATCCGCGTGATCCGCGGGTCGCGGCGCATCTTGAAGAGGACGCCGTCGCTCTCGTTGTCGTCGGCGAGTGACGCGACCCGACGATCGGCGTCGACCTCCATCGTGCGGAACTTGTACATCGTGAACGTCCTGCCGTCGCGGCCGACCCGGGTCTGCCGGAACAGGGAGCCGCCCGCCGAGTCGACGCGGATCGCGACCCCGATCGCGACGAGCAGCGGGAGGAACGCCAGGAGTGCGAGAGCCGCCAGGGCGCGTTCGGTCACGCCCTTCACCCGCCGGGCGAGCGAGGGAGTGGTCGTCGGCCGGAGGTGGATGAGCCCACGGTCGCCGCCCGCGACCAACGTGGCCCGGGCGGCAGCGACGTCGAGCAGACCGGTCGCCAGGAAGACGTCCAGCCCCGCGTCGTGGGCGAGCCACGACAGCCGCCGAGCCGTCGCCGGACAGAGATCCCGACCCGGTGCCAGGAGGACCCCGGTGGCGCCCGTGTCGGCCGCAGCCGACACGACGTCTCCGATGCCCCGGTAGGTCGGCATGCCGTGCTCCTGCGCGGCCGCGTGACCGTCGGCGTCCTCGTCGTCGACGCAGACCGCCGTGACCCGCCAGCGCGACGCCGGTCCTCGGTCGAGGTCGAGCAGCAGGCGACGTACGTCGTCGCCCTCGCCGGCTATCACGACCCGAACCGGGTGCCAGGTGCGGACGGCGGCGAGCAGCACGGCGCGTGGGACGACGGCCGCGACGGCGAGGGCCGCCGTCAGGGCCAGCAGCTGGGCCGATGTCACCCGGAGGTCGAGCAGGGCGTCCGCTGTCCAGCAGCAGAGGCCCACGGCCAGGAGGGTCCGGCCGACGGATCCCGGACCCGGGGCGAGTGCCGAGTCCGACCGACGTCCTGCGTTGGCGAGTGCTGCGGTGCACCAGAGGGCGGCGAAGAGGACCAGGGTCGCGGGGCTGGTCGTCAGGGCCTTGTCCCGGGCGACCAGCACGGCCAGAACCGTGCTCGTGACCGCCACGTCCGCGGCGACGAGCCAGACCCGGGCCGAGCGCAGCGCGCGGGGCAGCCGGACGCCCGCGTGGCGGGTCTCGTCCCGGTCGTCGACGGCGGACACCCTCACCAGCTGGAGCGACTCGGGCCGGGTGTCCGACGGCGCCGCCTCCGCCTGTGCCCCCCAGGGTGTCAACGCCGTCAACGCCACCGCTCCTCGACCTCGGGGTCGGCCGGTGCCGACGAATCCGGATGGTGCCAAGAATCTAGGCAGGTACGCCGGGTGGGACATGCCTCATATGGGGCAATAGCCGAGGTCGTTCAGTCGGAGCTGCGAGGTGGCCTGCGCTCGGAGGGAGGGCGCCACGACGACTGGTTGGCGAGGCCGACCGCGGCGAGCTGGGAGGACACCTCGAGCTTGGCCAGGATCGACTTCACCTGGGTGCGGACCGTGGCTGCCGAGACGACGCTGCTCGCGGCGATGTCGCTCACGGTGTGGCCCTGCATCAGCTCGCCGAGCACCACCTCCTCACGAGGCGTCAGCAGCGCGAGGCGGGACTCGAGCGCGCCGCGCTCCTTGGTCTGCTCCTGCCAGTGCGCGATCAGCGCCTCGCGCTCCTCGACGTCGATCACCGGGAAGCCCTGGTTGATCCGACGCACGGTCGAGAGGATCTCGTTGAGTGGTTGGGACTTGCTCAGCACCTTGCGCGCGCCGTTGCGCAGCGCTTCCCCCCACCGCGCTCGGTCGGTCGCCGCCGTCACCACGACCACGTTGGCGCCCGTCCTGACGATCGGCGTGATCAAGCGGATCCCGTCCCCGAACTGACCGAGGTCGAGGTCGAGCAGGACGATGCGGGGGTGCAGGCGCACGACGGACGCCAGGAGGGCCTGGGCGGCGCTGACCTCGGGGATGGGGAGTCGTCGTACGTCGTAGCCGTCCAGGTTGAGAGCGAGCTCGAGCGACTCCGCGAACAAGGCGTGGTCCTCGATGATCAGGACCCGGAGCTGTCTACGCGGTGCTGGCGTGGTCACCCACTGCCTCCTCCGCCATGGGCAGCCCGAGGATGAACGTCGCACCCGGCCCGGCCCGGTCCTCCAACCGGAGATACCCGCCGAGGTCCAGGCTCAACAGTCGGGCCGAGGCCAGACCGACCCCTTGCCCGTCCGACGACGGACCGCGCCTGCCCCAGTCGAAGACGGCATGCCGCACGTGACGCTCGACGCCAGGACCCGAGTCCGTGACCACGATCTCGACCGAGCCCCGCGTCGTCCGGACCACGAGGTCGGCACGGCTGCGCGGCGCATGGCGCTGCACGTTGCCGAGCAGGATGCTCACGATCTCGGCGATGTCGTCGGGGCGGCCGTGCGCGCACGTCCCGGTGGGCTGCCAGGCGATTCGACAGCCGGCCGCGCGCTGACGCTCCACCACGGGTCCCAGCACTGTGTCGAGGTCGACCCGTCCCGGTGGCGCCGACGGCCGGCCGCTGATCAGCCTGGTCATCCGGTCCAGCTCGGACTCCATCATCTGCTCGAGCTGGGACCGGCGCAGCTCGCTGATGCCTGACTGATGGTGCAGGAGGCGGGTGGCCGACGACAGGCCGGCCACGGTCGCACGCAGCTCGTGGAGCCTGGTCTGGTCGTCGTGCAGGCCCAGCTCGGCCTTCTTGAGGCGGCGCTGGAGGACGGCGACCGCCTCGCTCTCGGCGAGGATCGAGTGACGGGCCAGCACGAACGCAGTCGCCACCAGGACGGCGGCGCCGAGGAGGTTGGTGGCGATGCTGACCGAGGTCAGCCACTGCGGCGCCTCCTGGGGGAAGGCAGCGGCCTGGCCCACGCCGAGGAGCACGCTGGCCACGCACAGGCGGCGGCGGAGCCACGGCGAGAAGGCGCGGAAGCGGGCCAGGGCCACGGCGTTCACGGCTCCGACAGCGGTCAGGGTCACCACGATCACGGCGTAGGCGCCGGTGGGCGGAGCCGTCAGAGGGAGCGCGAGCAGGACCTCGCGTCCGGTCGTCACGAGCAACCCCAGCACCAGTCCCGCCACGAGCGGGTCGTGTCGCACGGGGAGACGCTCGGACCAGACGACGAGGAGCCCCAGACCCAGGGTCGTGAAGATCTGGTAGCTGGCGATCCAGGCGGCGCCCTCCTGGGGCCGCGGTCCCGTTCCCAGCGTCAGCACGAACCAGTGCAGACCCTGCAGCGAGAAAGCCACCACGGCGGTGACCAGCCAGGCGGTGGTCTGGGCCAGTCCGACCCTCCAGTGGGTGTAGAAGAGGACGCCGGCGCACAGCACCGCGATGTCGGCGAGCAGCGCGCTCATCATGGCGACGGACTCGATCCCGAGGGCGGGCCCAGCGGCGTCGCGCCAGAGCAGGGCGACGAGCGCGAGCACGAGAGCGCCGGCGGCCACGCCGGACCTGCGACCGTCGGTCGCCTTGAAGGATGCCTGCAGCTGCGACATGGCGTGGTCTCCCCCGTCTTACGCCCCCGCTCGCCGGACAGACGCCGAAGGGCGGACCAAGCTGGACCCTCGATGCCATCCGTTGGTCAGGATGACACAAACTGCAATATCCGTGGCCGGATCGCGTCATTGCAGGCGGATTGAGTGGCCATACCACAATTTGGGGAAGGGATTCGTCAGCGACACACCTCAGGGGTGCGGCTGGTACAGACCGCGTCATCCCGAAATCGGGGGAGATCGGTGATCCCTCTCCCCGTCCGTCGGTCTCGCTGTCCGACCATGGCAGGCGATGACGGTCATGACCTCCAGCTCGGGCCACGTCCCGGAGCCGTCTACTGGGTCCGGTGTGCGAGCGCACCCGAAGGTCGCACTCGCGTCGGACCTGTCGCTGATCGCCGAGGCGGTCCGCGCGGCGCTCGCGAGCAGGCAGATCGACGTCACCCTCCTGACCTGGCCCGGTCGCTCCCGCGACGACCCGGTCCATCGCCAGCTGGCTCGGGTCCAGCCCGACGTCGCGCTGCTGATCTACGACGCCGACACGCCGATCCGGATGGCCCGGTCGGCCATGCTGATCCGCGAGTGGGACGGTCCGTGGGTGGTGCTCACCGGTGTCCCGCGCGGAGGTCGGTGGGGTGCGCTGCGTGCGGCCGGAGCCGCGTCGGTCCGTCCCAACCTGACCAGCCTGGACGAGATCTACGAGCTGATCGTGCTCCTGGCGGACGGCCAGGTCGCCCCGTGCGCCGACGAGCTCGACGAGCTCGCCGTGGCCTGGCGCACCTCCCAGGAGGGGCCCGCCGGCATGCAGGAGCGCCTGAACCGCCTGACGGCACGCGAGCTGCAGGTGCTCGACCTCCTGACCAGCGGTGTGCCCGTCCGCTCGATCGCCGCCCAGCTGGAGCTCTCGGAGTCGACGGTCCGCAGCCAGGTGCGAGCGGTGCTCCACAAGCTCGACGTACGGTCGCAGCTCGCGGCGGTGGCCCTGGTGCGAGCGACCGAGCAGGTGGACTGAGGCGCGGGCACCGGTCAGCGGAGGTCGTCCCGCCAGTCCTCCCACTTCCGGCGCAGCACGGTCGGGACGTCGCCGGCGAGGACCTCGTCGAGCAGCGCGACCTGGTCGACGGTGAGGGCGATCCGGGGACGCGCCAGGCCGACCACCTGGGCGAAGCCCTGGCCGCGCGCCGCCCAGTCCGGCGCCTCGCGGAGGTAGCGCTCGACGTACGGCGCGAGCAGGTCGGGCTGCTCCACGGACCACATCCCGCGCACGGTCGCGGCGAAGATCCGGTTGTCGACCGCGGGGTCGGCGGCGGTCGACCACGCGGCGTCCTTGGCGGCCGCGGTCGGCCGGGCGGCGAGCGCCGCGGTGGCGCCGGTCTCGGCGTCGGTGCCGGGATCCCGCAGCCGCTCCAGCTCGATCGCGTCGGCGTCCATCGCACCGAGGGCGGCCAGGCGGCGTACGACGTCCCAGCGCAGCGCGGGCGGCAGGGCCAGGTCCCCGACGGCACCGGCGGCCAGCCAGCCCCGGAGCACCTCGACGTCGCGTGACCCGGCGGCGACGCCGGTCGCGAAGGCCAGCGCGAGCTCCGGAGAAGTCGCGTGCAGGAGCCCGGTGGCGCAGCTCGCGGCGAGCCGTTCCAGGAGCGCCGCTGCCTCGTCGGGCGGCGTCCGCAGCGGCAGCACCCGCATCAGCGTGCGGTCCAGCACGGCCGACACGATCATGGCGCTGCGCTCGCCGGGGAGGTGTCGCTCGACCAGGTCGCCGAACGTCACCGCGTCCAGGGCGCTGGACTGCACGCGATCGACCAGCATCGTCCACACCACCGCCCGCACCAGGTCGTCCTCGATCCGGCACAGCCCGGCGTCCACGGCCTGCCAGGAACGGTCGTCGAGCACGATCCGCGCGAACGTCTCGCCGTGCGCGTTCGGCACGACGACCAGCCCGGCGTACGCCGGCAGCGGCACGGGCTCGTCCGCGAGGTCCACGAGCTCGGACCCGACGACTGTCCAGGCGTCGTCGTACGCCGTGACCCGCACCCGGTGCGCGCGAGGCCCGTCACGGTGCAGCACCGGGACCTCGCCCTCGCGCTCGACGCGGATCGTGTCGAAGCCGGTGCTGCGCAGCCACTGATCGACCCAGGTGCGCACGTCGCGGTCCGCAGCCTCGTCGAGCGCGTCCACGAAGTCGGCCAGGGTGGCGTTGCCGAAGCGGTGCCGGGTCAGGTGCGTGTTGACGCCCCGCAGGAAGACCTCGTCGCCGAGCCAGGTCGCCAGCTGCCGGAGCACGGAGTTGCCCTTGGCGTAGGAGATCGCGTCGAAGATCGTGGCAGCGGCGTCGACGTCGGGGATGTCCTCGGGCTCGGGAGCGATCGGGTGGGTGGAGCGTCGCTGGTCCGCGTCGTACGCGTCGGGCTTCTGGCCGACCTCGTGCCCGACGAGCGCTCCGTCGAAGCCCGCGGCGTCGGCGGCGACCCGGTAGCCCATGTAGTCGGCGAAGGACTCCTGGAGCCAGGTGTCCTCCCACCACGTCATCGTCATCAGGTCGCCGAACCACATGTGCGACATCTCGTGCGCGATCACCGAGGCCCGGAACATCCGGACGTCCTCGGGCACCTGGCCGCGGGGGAGGAGCTCGTCGCGGTAGGTGACGCAGCCCGGCATCTCCTGGGCGCCCCAGTTGAGGCCGGGCACGAACACCTGGTCGTAGGAGTCGAAGGCGTACGGCTCGTCGAACATGTCGGCGTAGTGGTCGTAGCAGCTCTCCGTGACGCGGCGCAGCTCGCCGAAGTCGCGCTCGAGCTCGCCGGACAGCGATGCGCGCGCGTGCCACCCGAACGGCAGCCCGGCGTGCTCCCACCGCCGCGACACCCACGGCCCGGCGGCGACGACGAGCAGCGCCACCGGGATCGGGGGCGTCGTGGCGAACCGCCAGCGGCCATCACCGCCGGGGGCGCCGTCGAGCGTGGCGCCGTTGGCCAGCACGGTCCAGGCGGGCGGGGCGTCCACGGACACGGAGACCGGCGCCTTGAGGTCGTTCTGGTCGAAGCACGCGAGCACCTTCTGGGCCAGGTCCATCCCCAGGTAGGCCGCGACATAGGTCTCGCCGTCGGCGGGGTCGACGGTCCGGTGCATGCCCTCGCCGTCGCTGACGTACGGCAGCCGCGCGACCACGACGACCTCGTTGACGCCATCGGTGCGCAGCCCGGTGAGGTGGATCCGCCTGCCGTCGTACGACGGGTGCGCGGTCTCGCCATTGACGAGGACGGTCAGGTCCTCGGCCGACGCGAGCTCGAGGAAGGTGTCGGGGCCGGTCGAGCGGAAGCGCACCGTGGTCCGGGAGCCGAAGGTGGCCGAGCCCTGGTCGCCGACGTCGAGCGCGACGTCGTACGACACCTCGGAGAGCTGGGCGGCACGGGCACGGGCCTCGGAGAGGGTGAGGGACACGACCCCGACTCTATGGATTTCGCCCTGGGCGTGGGGCGCCGGTAGTCTTCTGCAGTTGCCTCGGCGAGGGAGTGGTTGCCACTCCGTGATCGACAGGGCTGGCTATCCGTCCGGATGCGCCGCCGACGATCTGCGTCGAGCCGAGGCCCAGGACTCAGAAACAGCCAGCACGTACGAGGAGAGCAGCGCATGAGCGAGAAGATCACCGCCGAGACCCGCACCGAGTTCGGCAAGGGTGCCGCGCGACGCATCCGCCGCGACAACAAGGTGCCCGCCGTCATCTACGGCCACGGCAACGACCCCGTCCACGTGACCCTCCCGGGCCACGCCACGATGATGGCGATCAAGCACGGCGGCGCGAACGCGCTGCTCGAGCTGGACATCGACGGCAAGACGCAGCTGGCCCTGACCAAGCAGGTCCAGGTCGACCCGATCAAGCGTCACCTCGAGCACATCGACTTCGTCGCCGTCGTCAAGGGCGAGCGGGTCACCATCGACGTCCCCGTCCACCTCAACGGCGAGGCCGCCCGCGAGACCCTGGTGGTCACCGAGACCGCGACGATCCAGCTCGAGGCCGAGGCCACGCACATCCCCGAGTACATCGAGGTCGACATCGAGGGCCTCGAGGCCGGCACCCAGATCCACGCCTCCGACCTCAAGCTCCCCTCGGGCAGCGTCCTGCTGCTCGACCCGGAGACGCTGGTCGTGAACATCACCGAGATGCAGTCGCAGGAGGCGCTGGACGCCGAGCTGGAGGAGGCCGAGGCCGAGGCCGGCATCGAGCGCGACGAGTCGGACAACGACGTCGACGAGGTCGGCGCCGAGGACAGCGCCGACGAGAGCACCGAGGCCTCCGCCTCGGAGTGATCCTC is part of the Nocardioides conyzicola genome and encodes:
- a CDS encoding 50S ribosomal protein L25/general stress protein Ctc, with protein sequence MSEKITAETRTEFGKGAARRIRRDNKVPAVIYGHGNDPVHVTLPGHATMMAIKHGGANALLELDIDGKTQLALTKQVQVDPIKRHLEHIDFVAVVKGERVTIDVPVHLNGEAARETLVVTETATIQLEAEATHIPEYIEVDIEGLEAGTQIHASDLKLPSGSVLLLDPETLVVNITEMQSQEALDAELEEAEAEAGIERDESDNDVDEVGAEDSADESTEASASE
- the pepN gene encoding aminopeptidase N, which translates into the protein MSLTLSEARARAAQLSEVSYDVALDVGDQGSATFGSRTTVRFRSTGPDTFLELASAEDLTVLVNGETAHPSYDGRRIHLTGLRTDGVNEVVVVARLPYVSDGEGMHRTVDPADGETYVAAYLGMDLAQKVLACFDQNDLKAPVSVSVDAPPAWTVLANGATLDGAPGGDGRWRFATTPPIPVALLVVAAGPWVSRRWEHAGLPFGWHARASLSGELERDFGELRRVTESCYDHYADMFDEPYAFDSYDQVFVPGLNWGAQEMPGCVTYRDELLPRGQVPEDVRMFRASVIAHEMSHMWFGDLMTMTWWEDTWLQESFADYMGYRVAADAAGFDGALVGHEVGQKPDAYDADQRRSTHPIAPEPEDIPDVDAAATIFDAISYAKGNSVLRQLATWLGDEVFLRGVNTHLTRHRFGNATLADFVDALDEAADRDVRTWVDQWLRSTGFDTIRVEREGEVPVLHRDGPRAHRVRVTAYDDAWTVVGSELVDLADEPVPLPAYAGLVVVPNAHGETFARIVLDDRSWQAVDAGLCRIEDDLVRAVVWTMLVDRVQSSALDAVTFGDLVERHLPGERSAMIVSAVLDRTLMRVLPLRTPPDEAAALLERLAASCATGLLHATSPELALAFATGVAAGSRDVEVLRGWLAAGAVGDLALPPALRWDVVRRLAALGAMDADAIELERLRDPGTDAETGATAALAARPTAAAKDAAWSTAADPAVDNRIFAATVRGMWSVEQPDLLAPYVERYLREAPDWAARGQGFAQVVGLARPRIALTVDQVALLDEVLAGDVPTVLRRKWEDWRDDLR